A DNA window from Jaculus jaculus isolate mJacJac1 chromosome 1, mJacJac1.mat.Y.cur, whole genome shotgun sequence contains the following coding sequences:
- the LOC101611106 gene encoding interferon omega-1-like, which produces MALLLPLLAAMVVCICGSVSSLGCNLPHNSVMLSRRTLDLLDQMRRVSPFLCLKDRRDFRLPREMVDGVQLQKAQAMSVSQLVLQQTLQLFSTDHASAAWDETLLLQLRSELFQHVEALQPCLVQATGGDRSAEDPSLALRRYFRRIHLYLKEKKYSDCAWEIVRSEIMRAFS; this is translated from the coding sequence ATGGCTCTCCTGCTCCCTCTACTGGCCGCCATGGTGGTGTGCATCTGTGGCTCTGTTAGCTCTCTGGGCTGTAACCTGCCCCACAACTCTGTCATGCTTAGCAGAAGGACCTTAGACCTCCTGGACCAAATGAGGAGGGTCTCCCCTTTCCTGTGTCTGAAGGACAGAAGGGACTTCCGACTCCCTCGGGAGATGGTGGACGGTGTCCAGTTGCAGAAGGCCCAGGCCATGTCTGTCTCCCAGCTGGTGCTCCAGCAGACCCTCCAGCTCTTCTCCACAGACCACGCCTCTGCTGCCTGGGATGAGACCCTCCTGCTCCAGCTCCGCAGTGAGCTGTTTCAGCACGTGGAGGCCCTGCAGCCGTGTTTAGTGCAGGCGACGGGAGGGGACAGGTCTGCTGAGGACCCAAGCCTGGCCTTGAGGAGATACTTCAGGAGAATTCATCTCTACCTGAAAGAGAAGAAGTACAGCGACTGTGCCTGGGAAATCGTCAGATCAGAAATCATGAGAGCCTTCTCCTGA
- the LOC101610527 gene encoding interferon omega-1-like: protein MALLLPLLAAMVVCSYGSVSSLGCDLPHNSVLPSRRTFDLLDQMRRVSPFLCLKDRRDFRLSPGMVDGGQSHKVQAMSVVHQMLQQTLSLFHTERSSAAWSAPLLHELRTELHQQLELLDNCLEQVMVEEPSALIAGDPSVALRKYFQRIRLYLEEKKYSDCAWEIVRVEILRAISSVAKLQERLSQDGHLGSS, encoded by the coding sequence ATGGCTCTCCTGCTCCCTCTACTGGCCGCCATGGTGGTGTGCAGCTATGGCTCTGTTAGCTCTCTGGGCTGTGACCTGCCCCACAACTCTGTCCTGCCTAGCAGAAGGACCTTTGACCTCCTGGACCAAATGAGGAGAGTCTCCCCTTTCCTGTGTCTGAAGGACAGAAGGGACTTTCGACTTTCCCCGGGGATGGTGGATGGTGGTCAGTCGCACAAGGTCCAGGCCATGTCTGTCGTCCACCAGATGCTGCAGCAGACTCTCAGCCTCTTCCACACAGAGCGCTCCTCTGCTGCCTGGAGCGCCCCCCTCCTGCATGAACTCCGCACTGAGCTCCACCAGCAGCTGGAGCTCCTGGACAACTGCTTGGAGCAAGTGATGGTGGAGGAACCATCTGCCCTGATAGCTGGAGATCCCAGTGTGGCCTTGAGGAAGTACTTCCAGAGAATCCGGCTCTACCtggaagagaagaaatacagTGACTGTGCCTGGGAAATTGTCCGAGTGGAAATCTTgagagccatttcttcagtggcCAAGCTGCAAGAAAGGTTGAGTCAGGACGGACACCTGGGGTCATCTTGA